In the Rhododendron vialii isolate Sample 1 chromosome 2a, ASM3025357v1 genome, ACCAATAAGAAATTTGTTTGTATGAACACTAGGATATCAGACATCGCAGAGGTAGATTCCTTGAAGTTGATTagatgattttctttttctagaaCTTAATTTACTATCTCTTCCCTCTTCTTTTGTGGCTCTTACATTGTCTGTTTTCCTCCCATCTACTGGATACAAGTCCCGGTCTCCATTTATAAGGAAGAAATAAACTTGGTTTCTCTACCtggtttttatcttttttccaACTTTCATACTTGCGTCCTTTATAGTTGCATTTTTTCATATCTCGCTATAAGGTATGACCTGTCTCAACATACGTTGCTTCTAGTTTTCCTTGCATTGTGTCCCTGAGTCACTGAGTGCCTTTATTGCagaattttaatttgattaGTTGCGTTCAGTGCTCTTAAGACTTCCCCTGATATAGTTGCATTCATGTGTGAACTTTCTTTTCAGTTCCTCTTGCTAAATTTTCAGGCGCTATGCCAAATTTAACCATAAAGAGATGATTTACAATTTGCCATTTCATTTACAGTGTGTACAGTGGCATGAAAACTGCAATTACATTGCGACGGGATCTAGTGACAAAACAGTTCGATTGTGGGATGTACAGAGTGGGGAGTGTGTTAGAATTTTCATTGGTCACAGAAGCATGGTTTTGTCTTTGGCAATGTCACCTGACGGCCGATACATGGCTTCTGGAGATGAAGATGGCACAATTATGATGTGGGACCTCTCAAGTGGTCGTTGTGTCACGCCTCTGGTGGGCCACAGCTCATGTGTATGGACACTTGATTTCAGGTTGCAATCTTGTTCTCTGAATGGCTTGAAGATAAATTTAATCTGTCAAATTTCTTCTGATTATCATTTGGTTTGCCGCAGTTGTGAAGGTTCACTTCTTGCATCTGGGTCGGCTGATTGCACTGTAAAACTGTGGGACGTGACAGCAAGCACAAAAGCGCCGAAAATAGAAGAGAAGTAAGTTTTTGCCAGAATGAGAAATTGGCTCTCTTTGCTGTCCTCTTTTCGTTACTTCTTTTAGAAGTATGTGGAGATCTTATATTCTATGTTCTGTATCAGCAAAACTGGAAGTACAAACAGACTCAGGTCATTGAAGACTCTCCCTACCAAGTCTACTCCAGTCTACTCATTGCAGGTAAAATACTTGACATCTTAAATCTCTGAGACCTGTTTGGGTGCTGTTTTCACGATCAGTTTTCCAGAACATAAACACAGCTCATGCTCATGTAGTCATACTGCATTTTTGACGTAATCTGGACTGGTCTACTTAAGCGAACACTCCACAATGCTTAAATGCTTGATCgttgtttctttttccccttGCATCCACTTGATTCATGTTTTGGCAACAGTTTTCTCGTAGGAATCTACTCTTTGCTGCTGGGGTTCTTTCGAAAAACGTATAAAAAGCTGGCATGATCAAATTCGAAGATCAGAAATTGATTTGCACTGGCGGCTGCAGAATCTCGGTGTACCATGATCATTCAATTACTGCCCTCTTTGGAATATATTAACTATGGTAAAAAAAAACGTGTTTTGTAGCATTTGATTAATTGTTATACTCTTCCTTTCCCCAACATCCTTTACACTAATATAATTAGGAGCATCATTTATTTAGAACTTCTTCCCTGGTGGAGTACAGAAGTTTTTAATGCTTGTTTTGCCTTATCTTTTTGATAAGCTacttcttgtttttcttctccctcactctctccttttcttctttactTGAATCATGCAACTTTCTTCCTCAACCGATCGTAAACCAAGTAGAATTGTTGAATGATCGTAGTTTCCATAATTTGGAACTGTCTTCAAATTGCATGAATATCTTGGAATGTCTATTTCCGCTAGGATTGCTATGAAGAATTATTCATTTTGCTCTCTACGTTGGTTGTGTTTATGCCTAGGGCTTGTGAAGGATATTTATCGATGTAGGCTGTGTTTGAATAGAGGATTCTTGAAGGAATTTATCAAGAGAAAGCAAATATAGTAGTAGAGAGAATAAATTTATGTCTTCGCTTCACTACTAAACTACTATTCGATTAATGGTGGTTTTTCAttgtcttttctatttttttgtttttttttgttttttctcctcCCTTTTGTGAAGTGTTTCTCTTCTTATGAGTTTTTTCATCGTTCACTGATTGTGTTCCTTGAGTAGAGCCAAAGTATCGAGCTCGACCTCAGCCCGTTTAGCATCGAGATGTTCAAATTCGGTTGGTTTATTAAATTAGCCTCTATATACAAGCTGGGCTTTTATAGACAAGCTGACTTACAATTAACTCGAGCCCGACTCATTTAGTAACGAGCCAAGCATTAAGCATATCATGAACAGCTCAGTGAATCGGTTGTAGCCCAGACAACATGTGCCAATATAGCATGGGGCTTGCGTCAAGGTGGTTCGGGTTCTAACCTGTGATGAAAATTCTCTTGCAATCCCCGATGGGtgtttttcgatcaaatttatGATGGTAAAAAAATGGCTGTTATTAAAATTTGTAGGAATCCAACATCGTTTATACATCTGTCGtcttaaaacaaaatatttttcctgAACGTCTGTTCAaatgatttactttttttttgttgttgttacgATCAACATATTCGGGCTAGCTTTCACACACCTTGATTGATTCTCTAGTCCAGTCAAAGAACATGCCATCTATGCATGAACTAAGAAACTCAATTTCTTGCAGCATGATCCTGAGAATTGAGCCATAATCAATTATGTGAGAAACAAACCTACCAACCAATcgaattaaaagaaattaatttcttGCGTTTGACCCTAAGAATACCCTAAGAATCGAACCCTGGTCAATTATGTGAaacaaacccaccaaccaaTTGGACTAATTATTTCTACTTACTTTTTCCGTTGCTTTCAATGCTTCAGAACAGGATGGGATCCTTCAGAACTATCAAACCATTGCTTGGATCTCGATAAAAAACGAAATAATATATCACTGCTTGGATCTTTGACAAGCAGTTTTTTCCAAGTAAAAGGAGGCCTTTTTAGCATGATGCTTATTTGCTTTACACAAGAATCATACAATAGAGCAGCGCTACAGTTCCCGACGGGGGAATCCCGACCGGATTCCCGACGGCCTACCGGgtccactccggccaccggacggctaatctgagccgtctaaaaattctaaaaaaaaaacaccgagTGGGcctgcgcgggaatcaacggcatccgatgtgtataggtggccgatccaagcactccatttttgtgtgtataacactccatagaatttttggacggctcagatcagccgttcggtggccggagtgggcccggcgggAATTCGGTCGGGATTTCCCGTCGGGAACCTCAGACTTTTCGCATACAATACGAGTGCCGcgcgcgcagagagagagagagagagagagagagagagagagagagagagtcattgATCTTAGGCCACGCTCACCACAGGCCATCATTCAGTTGGTTTGATGACAGAAATCAGGGGCATCAGTTGAGGCAAGACTTATCATGGACGGACACAGACACGGAagggaaattttaaaaaaatgaacacGAGCACGGCGGGAGACATGCCacatgtatatttatttatattttttttcaagtttaaatgaCAAAATatggacaaaacgaaaaattCATAGTTCCAATaacattcaaacaaaacaagacattcATAAGTTCATTACAACCCTATTGAAAAATTATAGTTTCACccttgaatttaaaaaaaattacagtttagcccccaatttttaaaaaaaaacacagtttgacccccaattttttttaaaaaaatacactttgacCCCCACTGTGTACCTCtcacaaatttaaattaaattatgagaTACGTGTTCCGTCGTATCCGACACTGCAATATGttgacctctagaggtgtcggtgcttcatagggcAAGACCAATGAAACTACTTTCAAATTGCAAGCTTTTTCATCACAAAAGCTTCAATATTAATCCTGCATAAAACAACGTATTGTATTcggaaagagaaaaacaaatcaaacagCAAGGAGAGAGCCATCCTCTAAAATCTACTAATGTGCGGCATATTACCAAATCAAAGATAGCACAACCGAATCTAATCATCGGCCTTGGCCCTGGCCTCCTCTTCATTCATCTTCTTCTGCCACCTTCTCTTCCTGTAATCTGCCAACATCTGAGGCATCTTCTGCATTAACTCAGCAGTACGGGCCCGCTTTTCTGCCGATATCTTATCATGTTTATGCCCCTTCCTCTTAGTTCTCATCTCTTTCCGTGCTGGATCATAAGGCCAGTCTTGATCGGCAAGAAGGACTTCTTTGCGGATACGAGCTCTGTGGCGGGCACTGATGCTCAGTGGCTTCCATGCCCCAAGCTCCCAATAACCCCAAACGCCCTTAGCAAACTCATCCTTGTACTTTGCCAACTTTGCTTGCCAAGGATACTGGTACTCCCCAACAGCTTTTGATATAGACTTTACTGCTTTTCCAGCCATTATCTGCCACAATATACCGGAAGAGGTAATTCAGAAACTGTTTAAAGTCCTACTGAGGAAGACAAGTTATTTTACTTTAATGAACATGGAACTAAATGCCACGCCATATCCTTAAAAAGCCACTAAAAGAGATGGGACCATTCAGGGAGTATAATTCGATGAAGAAAACTTTTAACGAGTTCATATTCACATCCTTTGCTCAAGGCGCAGCATTTCAGCCACACTAGCAACCTAAATTACCTGACTCTTCAAGTTTTGTCAAGTAACATGTCTTTGACAGGCGATACCAGGATATGAATACGAATTCCTTGTCTCTGACTTGTATAAGTGAACATCTACCCAATATCTACATCAATTCCCAAATGTCACTATGCAAATTATTTCATTCTCATATCCCTTGTGGGGATACATGACAGTTTAGGTTCAATACCCCAATATGAGAGATTAGAGTTCAGGTGTATCCCAACAATTATCTACTACAAATATcctcttttaaaagtaaatgaAGTATTTAAGAATCAAGAAGTCTAATCCTTTCTTCTTGTCCTTGACTCCTAGTACATGAGCATCAAATGAATCTAACACGCGGACCTCAGATCAGATGCCCATAACCGAGTCCATGTAGAAtagccaaaccaaaccgagccttgtgtcccaatcaattggggtcggctacataaatCCTTTTTTGTCCATTGAGCTTTGTCCAGGGCTACCTGTACACTTAGGTTCAGTAACCCCAAATCTTTCCGTGTCACGGCATCCAAAGTCAGTTTAGGTCTTCCTCTTTCCCAAGCCCTACTATCCACTATTATCATGTCACTCTAAATACTAAGCCAACGCACCAACCAGTGTTACATCAATGCCAACGAAAAATACAAGCAACAAATAAATTTGAACACAAATTCTACAAGTTTTGGCTCATATACCTTGATTTAAATTTGAAGGTAGAACATACATTTCCTAGACTCCAATAACAAAACTACATTGATAAACAGGGACTGGGAGAAGGGATAAGCAAAGTCAAGCTAAGCATACATTACCTACCAGGCAGATATAAGGAAACGAATGAAACTAAACAAGTCTTGACCCCATATGAGACTTCCTAAACAAGTCACAAAGAATGAAAGAAATGTCTTTTATAATTGATTAAGATAAAATGGCAGTACTTaccaaaaagagaaagaagataaaatggcagtacttaccaaaaaaagaaagaagataaaatggcagtacttaccaaaaaaagaaagaagataaaaTGGCAGTAGCCTTTCAGGGTAAAAATATGATACTCCTACATATCAACAAATTAACTTTCAAGAATGATTAGTGCCCTTAACAGTTGACAACATTTTCACAAAAACAATTAGATGCTTCAACTAGCAGTCTCACATTCAGGCCAATATAAAACCAAAAGAGAAACAAACACCACTTTATTTGCTGGAGCAAGAGATCAAGTCACTAACGGGTACATACTGTGGGGTCAGGGGCAAAATGGAGTGAGACGGTTCACTTGTTAGCAAGGAACACAAGCATACTCCCAATAATAACTCACATCACATTTAGCATCAGTGCACTGCTCAGTAGGAGTGGACACTACTGCCCAGATGAGCACAAAATTTGTGAAAGCCCTTTACACCCATGATGATATTCAAGGTCCAGGATACCACATTCGCACAGGACAGGAAATGAAATCATCACACCAACCCTGCCCTTGCTCCACACAGCACAACATGGAAAAAAACTAAAGGAATGACTACAACAATAACAAGCACATAAGAAAGCAATATATCTATAGAAAATGTGACAGCTACTACTTTCCCAAAccaaaaaatttgttgaaataCAGACTTAACATGACAAAATTCAGTAGTGTTGGGCTGTTGGCTACCCAGTATTAGGAATAACAAAAGGTGGGAAACATTCCAAGATATCCAACGCAAAACCATGCTTCTGTGACCAATGAAAATTCTAACACACTCCCCACTCTGTACATCCCACAATCGAACTGTTTTGTCACTAGATCCCGTCGCAATGTAATTGCAGTTTTCATGCCACTGTACACACTGTAATGAAATGGCAAATTGTAAATCATCTCTTTATGGTTAAATTTGGCCTAGTGCCTGAAAATTTAGCAAgagaaactgaaaagaaagctCACACATGAATGCAACTATATCAGGGGAAGTCTTAAGAGCACTGAATGCAACtaatcaaattaaaattctGCAATAAAGGCACTCAGTGACTTGGACACAATGCAAGGAAAACTAGAAGCAATGTATGTTGAGACAGGTCATACTGTTATAGCGAGATATGAAAAAATGCAACTATAAAGGATGCAAGTATGAAAGTtggaaaaaagataaaaaccaGGTAGAGAAACCAAGTTTATTTCTTCCTTATAAATGGAGACCGGGACTTATATCCAGTAGATGGGAGGAAAACAGACAATGTAAGAGCCACAAAAGAAGAGGGAAGAGATAATAAATTAAGttctagaaaaagaaaatcatctAATCAACTTCAAGGATTCTACCTCTGCGATGTCTGATATCCTAGTGTTCATACAAACAAATTTCTTATTGGTCAGGTTGACTCAGTAGCAAGTGAAACCAGAATGAAAAGACACTTAAAACAGAAGTCCTTGCATGCCCCGATGGTCTGACCTGAAGACCAAATTTAAATGCTACATCGATAATGAggaatcataaaaaaaactttggcCGCAAATAGGTGAACCCTTAAA is a window encoding:
- the LOC131317837 gene encoding uncharacterized protein LOC131317837 isoform X2, with the translated sequence MAGKAVKSISKAVGEYQYPWQAKLAKYKDEFAKGVWGYWELGAWKPLSISARHRARIRKEVLLADQDWPYDPARKEMRTKRKGHKHDKISAEKRARTAELMQKMPQMLADYRKRRWQKKMNEEEARAKADD
- the LOC131317837 gene encoding uncharacterized protein LOC131317837 isoform X1, which produces MIVAAAELARRRCLLIMAGKAVKSISKAVGEYQYPWQAKLAKYKDEFAKGVWGYWELGAWKPLSISARHRARIRKEVLLADQDWPYDPARKEMRTKRKGHKHDKISAEKRARTAELMQKMPQMLADYRKRRWQKKMNEEEARAKADD